DNA from Streptomyces sp. Edi4:
CCGAGCCAGTCCCGTGAGGGCCCCGCGCCGGCCGCCTTGGAGGTGAAGACCTCCACCAGGTCGCCGTTGTCCAGGGTGGATTCGAGCGGTACGAGCCGGCCGTTGACCCGCGCGCCTATGGTGCGGTGGCCGACCTCGGTGTGCACCGCGTAGGAGAAGTCGACGGGTGTCGAGCCGGCCGGGAGCGCGATGACGTCGCCCTTGGGCGTGAAGACGAAGACCTCGTTGCGCGACAGGTCGAAGCGCAGCGACTCAAGGAACTCGCTGGGGTCCTCGGTCTCCTTCTGCCAGTCCAGGAGCTGGCGCAGCCACGCCATGTCGTTGAGGTGGTCGTCCTTGCCGGTCTTGCGCGGCACGTCGGTGCGCACCTTGGAGGCGCCTGCGACGGCCTCCTGCTTGTACTTCCAGTGCGCGGCGATGCCGTACTCGGCGCGGCGGTGCATGTCGAACGTGCGGATCTGCAACTCGACGGGCTTGCCGTTGGGGCCGATCACCGTCGTGTGCAGCGACTGGTACATGTTGAACTTGGGCATCGCGATGTAGTCCTTGAACCGGCCGGGGACCGGATTCCATCGCGCGTGCACCGTGCCGAGCGCCGCGTAGCAGTCGCGGACCGTGTCCACCAGGACGCGGATGCCCACCAGGTCGTAGATCTCCGCGAAGTCACGGCCGCGGACGATCATCTTCTGGTAGACGCTGTAGTAGTGCTTGGGGCGGCCGGTGACGGTCGCCTTGATGCGGGCCGCGCGCAGATCGGACTGGACCTCGTCGGTCACTATGGCCAGATACTCGTCGCGCTTGGGCGCGCGCTCGGCGACGAGCCGCACGATCTCGTCGTACATCTTGGGGTAGAGGATCGCGAAGGCGAGGTCCTCCAGCTCCCACTTGATGGTGTTCATGCCCAGGCGGTGGGCGAGCGGCGCGTAGATCTCCAGGGTCTCGCGCGCCTTCTTCTCCTGCTTCTCGCGCTTGAGGTAGCGCATGGTGCGCATGTTGTGCAGGCGGTCGGCGAGCTTGATGACCAGGACGCGAGGGTCCTTGGCCATGGCCACGACCATCTTGCGTACGGTCTCGGCCTGCGCGGCGTCGCCGAACTGCACCCGGTCGAGCTTGGTGACGCCGTCGACGAGCAGGGCCACCTGGTCGCCGAAGTCGCGGCGCAGGGTGTCCAGGCCGTACTCGGTGTCCTCGACGGTGTCGTGCAGCAGGCCCGCCATCAAGGTGGCCGGATCCATGCCGAGCTCGGCGAGGATCGTGGTCACCGCGAGGGGGTGGGTGATGTACGGGTCGCCGCTCTTGCGCTTCTGTCCCCGGTGCCAGCGCTCGGCGACCTGGTAGGCCTTCTCGACCTGGCGCAGCGTGGCCGTTTCGATCTTGGGGTCGTTGCCGCGCACTATCCGCAGCAGCGGTTCGAGCACCGGGTTGTACGCGGACGAGCGCTGCACACCCAGGCGGGCGAGGCGGGCGCGCACCCGGTTGGAGGAGCCGCCGGAGCGCGACACCGCCCCGGCCGGCACGACCGGCTTCGCGACGGGCGCAGGAGCCTTGGCCGGCGGGGCCGGGCTCTCGGCCTTTCCGGGCGCGGCGGGCTTGGCCTCGGCCGCGGGCTCGGAGGGCGCGGCCGGGGCCGCCGCGGGCTCTTCGGCCGTGTGGTCGGGCTCGTCGGGCTGCGCGGCGGAGAGTGGCTGGGCCTCGTCTGGCAAGAGCGCTCCTCTGGGGTCCCCCCGGACGGTGTCTGGGGGAGGGTCCGGGTCCCCCGGTCAGGCCCGGAAGTACATGGTATCGAGCCAGGGCCCCGCGCTCGCCCCCGGCCGGGTGCGAGCGCTCTGCCCCGATCAACGCCGAAAGCGGGCGCCGGATTCCTCCGGGCCCGCCTTCGGCGGTCTCTGCGACCGGCTCAGATGGTGATCAGGGCGTCGAGCGGGGCGCCTGCCAGGGCGGCGCTCAGGCGCTCACGGCCGCCGAGGAAGCCGAGCTCCATCAGGACCGCGACGCCCGCGACCTCGGCCCCGGCGCGGCGGATCAGATCGAGGGACGCCTCCGCGGTGCCTCCGGTGGCCAGCACGTCGTCGATGACCAGGACGCGGTCGCCCGCGCTCAGGTCCTCGGCGTGCACCTCGATCTCCGCGGTGCCGTACTCCAGCTCGTAGGCCTGCTTGAGCGTGGCCCCGGGCAGCTTGCCCGCCTTGCGTACGGGGATGAAACCGACCCCGGCGCGGACGGCGACGGGCGCCGCCAGGATGAAGCCGCGCGCCTCAAGTCCGACGATCTTCGTCGCGCCGTGCTGGACGCACAGTGCGGCGAGGGTGTCGGTGAGGGCCGTGAACGCCTCCGGGTCCGCGAGCAGCGGGGTGATGTCCTTGAACATCACGCCCGGCTTCGGATAGTCCGGCACGTCACGGATGCGGCTGAGCAGCAGCCCGACGGTTTCGGTGGAGACGCTGGTCATCGGCGCTTCCCCCGGTTGTTGCGGCTGGGCTGACGGCGCTGGCCGACGACCGCGCCCGCGGTCTGCGCCGCGTCGGTGTCGTCGTCCTCGCCGTCCGCGCCGTCCTGCG
Protein-coding regions in this window:
- a CDS encoding bifunctional (p)ppGpp synthetase/guanosine-3',5'-bis(diphosphate) 3'-pyrophosphohydrolase — encoded protein: MPDEAQPLSAAQPDEPDHTAEEPAAAPAAPSEPAAEAKPAAPGKAESPAPPAKAPAPVAKPVVPAGAVSRSGGSSNRVRARLARLGVQRSSAYNPVLEPLLRIVRGNDPKIETATLRQVEKAYQVAERWHRGQKRKSGDPYITHPLAVTTILAELGMDPATLMAGLLHDTVEDTEYGLDTLRRDFGDQVALLVDGVTKLDRVQFGDAAQAETVRKMVVAMAKDPRVLVIKLADRLHNMRTMRYLKREKQEKKARETLEIYAPLAHRLGMNTIKWELEDLAFAILYPKMYDEIVRLVAERAPKRDEYLAIVTDEVQSDLRAARIKATVTGRPKHYYSVYQKMIVRGRDFAEIYDLVGIRVLVDTVRDCYAALGTVHARWNPVPGRFKDYIAMPKFNMYQSLHTTVIGPNGKPVELQIRTFDMHRRAEYGIAAHWKYKQEAVAGASKVRTDVPRKTGKDDHLNDMAWLRQLLDWQKETEDPSEFLESLRFDLSRNEVFVFTPKGDVIALPAGSTPVDFSYAVHTEVGHRTIGARVNGRLVPLESTLDNGDLVEVFTSKAAGAGPSRDWLGFVKSPRARNKIRAWFSKERREEAIEQGKDAIARAMRKQNLPIQRILTGDSLVTLAHEMRYPDISSLYAAIGEGHVAAQGVVQKLVQALGGEEAANEDIAESAPPSRGRSKRRKNADPGVVVKGVDDVWVKLARCCTPVPGDPIIGFVTRGSGVSVHRADCVNVDSLSQQPERILEVEWAPTQSSVFLVAIQVEALDRSRLLSDVTRVLSDQHVNILSAAVQTSRDRVATSRFTFEMGDPKHLGHVLKAVRGVEGVYDVYRVTSARRP
- a CDS encoding adenine phosphoribosyltransferase; the protein is MTSVSTETVGLLLSRIRDVPDYPKPGVMFKDITPLLADPEAFTALTDTLAALCVQHGATKIVGLEARGFILAAPVAVRAGVGFIPVRKAGKLPGATLKQAYELEYGTAEIEVHAEDLSAGDRVLVIDDVLATGGTAEASLDLIRRAGAEVAGVAVLMELGFLGGRERLSAALAGAPLDALITI